A genomic region of Micromonospora sp. NBC_01796 contains the following coding sequences:
- a CDS encoding carbohydrate-binding protein, translating to MSTKPTVRSLAAGAAAVLAAGTLAGLTATASAGTAPAAAPAIAANCGVLFDDFAYSSSSDPAIAARNWTVRTNSGGPGVPGAAWPAANVSFPTDGGQKVLQLTAKTDGTAGGTSQAEFLHQRKFFEGTYASRVRFTDAPQSGPDGDHLVETFFTITPLDRPLDPNYGEIDFEYLPNGGWGEQGPIFYQTTWETYQNEPWQADNTHTEQRASFNGWHDLDFTVADGRVKYFVDGQQVADHGDRYYPETPMSINFNLWFIDLVGRTGTGLATYIQQVDYLYYADREVITTAEARNRVTAYRAAGTNHVDTVGAGGTCTTTPPTTRPPTTPPTTRPPTTPPPTTAPPANCAAAPAWNWGTVYLEGARVKHNGRLWQANWWTQGSEPGLTAQWRDLGRC from the coding sequence GTGTCCACGAAACCCACCGTGAGAAGTCTCGCGGCCGGTGCGGCGGCCGTGCTGGCCGCCGGAACCCTCGCCGGCCTCACCGCGACCGCCTCGGCCGGCACCGCCCCGGCGGCCGCGCCAGCCATCGCCGCCAACTGCGGCGTCCTCTTCGACGACTTCGCCTACTCGTCCTCGTCGGACCCGGCGATCGCCGCCCGCAACTGGACCGTACGCACCAACTCCGGCGGACCGGGCGTGCCCGGCGCGGCCTGGCCGGCGGCGAACGTCAGCTTCCCCACCGACGGCGGCCAGAAGGTGCTCCAGTTGACCGCCAAGACCGACGGTACGGCCGGCGGCACCAGCCAGGCCGAGTTCCTTCACCAGCGCAAGTTCTTCGAGGGCACCTACGCCAGCCGGGTCCGGTTCACCGACGCGCCCCAGTCCGGACCGGACGGCGACCACCTGGTGGAGACGTTCTTCACCATCACCCCGCTGGACCGACCCCTCGACCCGAACTACGGCGAGATCGACTTCGAGTACCTGCCCAACGGGGGTTGGGGTGAGCAGGGGCCGATCTTCTACCAGACCACCTGGGAGACGTACCAGAACGAGCCGTGGCAGGCCGACAACACCCACACCGAGCAGCGGGCCAGCTTCAACGGGTGGCACGACCTGGACTTCACGGTCGCCGACGGCCGGGTGAAGTACTTCGTCGACGGTCAGCAGGTCGCCGACCACGGGGACCGCTACTACCCGGAAACCCCGATGTCGATCAACTTCAACCTGTGGTTCATCGACCTGGTGGGGCGTACCGGCACCGGGCTGGCCACGTACATCCAGCAGGTCGACTACCTCTACTACGCCGACCGCGAGGTGATCACCACCGCCGAGGCGAGGAACCGGGTCACCGCGTACCGCGCGGCGGGCACCAACCACGTCGACACGGTGGGCGCCGGTGGCACCTGCACCACCACACCGCCGACCACCCGGCCCCCGACCACACCCCCGACCACTCGACCGCCGACCACACCCCCGCCGACGACCGCGCCGCCGGCCAACTGTGCCGCCGCTCCGGCCTGGAACTGGGGGACCGTCTACCTGGAGGGCGCCCGGGTGAAGCACAACGGGCGCCTGTGGCAGGCCAACTGGTGGACCCAGGGCTCCGAGCCCGGCCTGACCGCCCAGTGGCGCGACCTCGGCCGCTGCTGA
- a CDS encoding carbohydrate ABC transporter permease has product MTAVVDRPARPVTPVDQPKPASRTGRAGDVAAHLFLVGWAVLVTVPLLWAVVSSLKTDREILTSPWTLPAQPQFDNWSRAWTEASIGSYFVNSAIVVGTALVLTMLLGSLVAYALARYTFPGNRLLYYLFVAGILFPVFLALVPLFFVVEQLGLLGTYPGLILVYTAYALPFTVFFLHSFFRTLPTAIAEAAFIDGCSHAGVFFRVMLPLARPGLVSIGIFNFLGLWNQYLLPLVLNPDPDRYVLAQGLAALSVSQGYRSDWSGLFAGLTIAMLPVLAAYVLFQRQIRSGLTAGAVR; this is encoded by the coding sequence ATGACCGCTGTCGTCGACCGCCCGGCCCGGCCGGTCACCCCTGTCGATCAGCCCAAACCGGCGTCCCGAACCGGGCGGGCCGGAGACGTCGCAGCCCACCTGTTCCTGGTCGGCTGGGCGGTGCTGGTCACCGTGCCGCTGCTCTGGGCGGTGGTCAGCTCGCTCAAGACCGACCGGGAGATCCTGACCAGCCCGTGGACCCTGCCGGCGCAGCCGCAGTTCGACAACTGGTCGAGGGCCTGGACCGAGGCGTCGATCGGGAGCTACTTCGTCAACAGCGCGATCGTGGTCGGCACCGCACTCGTACTGACCATGTTGCTGGGCTCGCTGGTGGCGTACGCGCTCGCCCGGTACACCTTCCCCGGCAACCGGCTGCTCTACTACCTGTTCGTCGCAGGCATCCTCTTCCCGGTCTTCCTCGCCCTGGTGCCGCTCTTCTTCGTGGTCGAGCAACTCGGGCTGCTCGGCACCTATCCGGGGCTGATCCTGGTCTACACCGCGTACGCGCTGCCGTTCACCGTGTTCTTCCTGCACTCGTTCTTCCGTACGCTGCCCACGGCGATCGCCGAGGCCGCCTTCATCGACGGCTGCTCGCACGCCGGGGTGTTCTTCCGGGTGATGCTGCCACTGGCCCGGCCGGGGCTGGTCAGCATCGGGATCTTCAACTTTCTCGGGCTGTGGAACCAGTACCTGCTGCCCCTCGTACTCAACCCCGACCCCGACCGGTACGTGCTCGCCCAGGGCCTCGCCGCGCTGTCGGTCAGCCAGGGCTACCGCAGCGACTGGAGTGGACTGTTCGCCGGTCTGACCATCGCCATGCTGCCGGTCCTCGCCGCCTACGTGCTCTTCCAGCGTCAGATCCGCTCCGGCCTCACCGCCGGTGCGGTGCGGTAG
- a CDS encoding carbohydrate ABC transporter permease, which produces MAAMRHGKYRFLAGAILPGLLLYAVFVLSPYAQAFYLSLTDWTGVSGEAHFVGLDNFRRLLDDRLFLSALRNNGLMLLVVPLATILLGLLLAALVNFGGRRGSTALAGIRGGEFYKIAYFFPQLLSLPIVAVLWQFVYHPNEGLLNGFLRAVGLDALAHAWLGDPALALWAVMAVLVWSSVGFYMVLFSAAMESIPRDVLEAAVLDGAGRLATLRRIIVPLLWDNVQVAFVYLGVLALDGFAVVQVMTAGPGGPDGATEVIGLGLYRSAFTYGKFGYAAAMGVTLFFLTLAFAVIALRASRRERVELS; this is translated from the coding sequence ATGGCAGCCATGCGGCACGGCAAATACCGGTTCCTGGCCGGCGCGATCCTGCCCGGGCTGCTGCTGTACGCGGTATTCGTGCTCTCCCCGTACGCGCAGGCGTTCTATCTGTCCCTGACCGACTGGACCGGGGTGTCCGGCGAGGCGCACTTCGTCGGGCTGGACAACTTCCGGCGGCTGCTCGACGACCGGCTGTTCCTGTCGGCACTGCGCAACAACGGGCTGATGCTGCTGGTCGTACCGTTGGCCACCATCCTGCTCGGGCTGCTGCTCGCCGCGCTGGTCAACTTCGGCGGCCGGCGCGGCAGCACGGCACTCGCCGGGATCCGGGGCGGCGAGTTCTACAAGATCGCCTACTTCTTCCCGCAGTTGCTCTCGCTGCCGATCGTCGCGGTGCTGTGGCAGTTCGTCTACCACCCCAACGAGGGACTGCTCAACGGTTTCCTGCGCGCCGTCGGCCTGGACGCGCTGGCCCACGCCTGGCTCGGTGATCCCGCGCTGGCGCTCTGGGCGGTGATGGCGGTCCTGGTCTGGTCGTCGGTCGGCTTCTACATGGTGCTCTTCTCGGCCGCGATGGAGTCGATCCCGCGCGACGTGCTGGAGGCCGCCGTACTCGACGGAGCCGGTCGGCTCGCCACCCTGCGCCGGATCATCGTCCCGCTGCTCTGGGACAACGTCCAGGTCGCCTTCGTCTACCTGGGCGTACTGGCCCTCGACGGGTTCGCGGTGGTGCAGGTGATGACCGCCGGACCGGGCGGACCCGACGGTGCCACCGAGGTCATCGGGCTCGGCCTTTACCGCAGTGCTTTCACGTACGGCAAGTTCGGTTACGCCGCCGCCATGGGCGTGACCCTGTTCTTCCTGACCCTCGCGTTCGCCGTGATCGCGTTGCGGGCCAGCCGACGGGAACGGGTGGAGCTGTCATGA
- the ngcE gene encoding N-acetylglucosamine/diacetylchitobiose ABC transporter substrate-binding protein, translated as MDPSSTPVVRRPNRRTVLQAAAIGLAAPALTGCVTSSGDESPSADNKGPTSADNPLGAPDKAPLEVVIFKGGYGDEYAINAETLYQQRFPSSTVDHKGIQKVGEALQPRFVADTPPDVVDNTGAGRLDLATLVAAKKLTDLTELLDAPSLHDPARKVRDTLLPGVIEDGTLDGKVYALNFTYTTWGLWYSKPLFDRHGWTYPTTWEGMLALCAEIKKAGIAPWTYQGKYPEYLNDPLLAMAAKAGGPDLVKAVDNLQPGAWKQQPLLDAATAVAELAGRGYLLSGSEALSHTEAQAAWSQGKAAIIPCGSWLEAEQKGVTPDGFDMVMAAVPTLGAGDKLPYGALQAASSESFLVPAKAKNPRGGLEFLRILFSQPAARRFAELNSTLPSVAGATDGLTVSTGLGSVRSAVQAAGANTFTYRFRTWYAPLAKAVDDATGELATRRVTPSQWADRIQQAADALARDTTVAKYSR; from the coding sequence ATGGACCCCTCTTCCACCCCGGTCGTACGCCGTCCCAACCGACGCACCGTCCTACAGGCCGCCGCCATCGGCCTGGCCGCCCCGGCCCTGACCGGGTGCGTGACCAGCAGCGGCGACGAGAGTCCCTCCGCTGACAACAAGGGCCCGACCAGCGCGGACAACCCGCTCGGTGCACCCGACAAGGCCCCGCTCGAAGTGGTCATCTTCAAGGGCGGGTACGGCGACGAGTACGCGATCAACGCCGAAACGCTCTACCAGCAGCGGTTTCCCAGCTCCACTGTCGACCACAAGGGCATCCAGAAGGTCGGCGAGGCGTTGCAGCCCCGGTTCGTCGCCGACACCCCGCCGGACGTGGTCGACAACACCGGCGCCGGCCGGCTCGACCTCGCCACCCTGGTCGCCGCGAAGAAGCTCACCGACCTGACCGAGCTGCTCGACGCACCGTCGCTGCACGACCCCGCCCGCAAGGTACGCGACACCCTCCTGCCGGGCGTGATCGAGGACGGCACCCTCGACGGGAAGGTGTACGCGCTCAACTTCACCTACACCACCTGGGGCCTCTGGTACTCCAAGCCGCTGTTCGACCGGCACGGCTGGACGTACCCGACCACCTGGGAGGGCATGCTCGCGCTCTGCGCCGAGATCAAGAAGGCCGGTATCGCGCCCTGGACCTACCAGGGCAAGTACCCCGAGTACCTGAACGACCCGCTGCTCGCCATGGCGGCCAAGGCCGGCGGGCCGGACCTGGTCAAGGCGGTCGACAACCTCCAGCCCGGCGCGTGGAAGCAGCAACCGTTGCTCGACGCGGCCACCGCCGTCGCCGAACTGGCCGGGCGGGGCTACCTCCTGTCCGGGTCCGAGGCGCTCTCGCACACCGAGGCGCAGGCGGCCTGGTCCCAGGGCAAGGCGGCGATCATCCCGTGCGGGTCGTGGCTGGAGGCCGAACAGAAGGGCGTCACCCCGGACGGCTTCGACATGGTGATGGCGGCCGTGCCGACCCTCGGGGCCGGCGACAAGCTGCCGTACGGGGCCTTGCAGGCGGCCAGCAGCGAGTCCTTCCTGGTACCGGCGAAGGCGAAGAACCCGCGCGGCGGGCTGGAGTTCCTCCGGATCCTCTTCTCCCAGCCGGCCGCCCGCCGGTTCGCCGAACTCAACAGCACCCTGCCCAGTGTCGCCGGGGCCACCGACGGGCTGACCGTCAGCACCGGGCTCGGTTCGGTCCGGTCCGCCGTACAGGCCGCCGGGGCGAACACCTTCACCTACCGGTTCCGCACCTGGTACGCCCCGCTGGCCAAGGCGGTCGACGACGCCACCGGTGAGCTGGCCACCCGACGGGTCACCCCGTCGCAGTGGGCCGACCGGATCCAGCAGGCCGCCGACGCGCTGGCCAGGGACACCACCGTCGCCAAGTACTCCCGGTAG
- a CDS encoding SIS domain-containing protein, with amino-acid sequence MTTTTISAPAYLAAVTTAIERVTRTQADGVRAAADLITTALDQGGVVQAFGCGHSEALSMEIAGRAGGLVPTNKIALRDLVLYGGADRAVLDDPLLERDPSVAHRLYELAPVKPDDVFVLTSNSGVNGVIVEFALLVKDRGHRLIGITSLDHTSRVESRHPSGRRLADIADVVLDNGAPYGDAALPIPGGGAVGAISSITGALLAQQIVTEVVAHLLAAGQTPPIYLSANVPGGDTHNNALEARYAGRIRRTA; translated from the coding sequence ATGACCACCACCACCATCAGCGCACCGGCCTACCTCGCCGCCGTCACCACGGCGATCGAACGGGTCACCCGGACCCAGGCCGACGGCGTACGGGCCGCGGCCGACCTGATCACCACCGCCCTCGACCAGGGCGGGGTGGTGCAGGCGTTCGGCTGCGGGCACTCCGAGGCCCTCTCCATGGAGATCGCCGGACGGGCCGGTGGTCTGGTACCCACCAACAAGATCGCACTGCGGGACCTCGTCCTCTACGGCGGCGCCGACCGGGCCGTACTCGACGATCCGCTGCTCGAACGGGACCCGTCGGTGGCCCACCGGCTGTACGAGCTGGCCCCGGTCAAGCCCGACGACGTTTTCGTACTCACCTCGAACTCCGGGGTCAACGGCGTCATCGTCGAGTTCGCCCTCCTGGTCAAGGATCGGGGGCACCGGCTCATCGGGATCACCTCGCTCGACCACACCAGCCGCGTCGAGTCGAGGCATCCCTCGGGACGGCGGCTGGCCGACATCGCCGACGTCGTACTCGACAACGGCGCGCCGTACGGCGATGCCGCCCTGCCCATTCCCGGCGGCGGTGCCGTCGGAGCCATCTCGTCGATCACCGGAGCGCTGCTCGCCCAGCAGATCGTCACCGAGGTCGTCGCGCACCTGCTCGCCGCCGGCCAGACCCCGCCGATCTACCTGTCGGCGAACGTTCCCGGCGGCGACACCCACAACAACGCACTCGAGGCGCGGTACGCCGGGCGTATCCGACGCACCGCCTAA
- a CDS encoding MurR/RpiR family transcriptional regulator — translation MEESGLLGRVRTELSALPVALQRVAEQILIAPEEAARATIIDLAERAGTSTATVTRFCRVFGYRGYAQLRVAIATETGRAAQARWDTDIDREIGPDDPLDHLLEVVASADARAIQDTAGQVDLAAVDRVAAAVAQAQRVDLFGFGSSGNAAREMAFRLERIRIPVWHRADAHSALTNAALLGPGDVAIGLSHSGRTREVIEVLSEAADHGALTVAVTSFPRSPLAEVADVVMTTAVQETTFRLAALSALHSQLLVLDLIYVAVAQRTYQRTTEAFEVTARAVDAHRLPDESQRAARRRVKTTEGS, via the coding sequence ATGGAGGAGAGTGGACTGCTGGGCCGGGTGCGCACCGAGCTGAGCGCGCTGCCGGTCGCCCTGCAGCGGGTCGCCGAGCAGATCCTGATCGCCCCGGAGGAGGCCGCCCGGGCGACGATCATCGACCTGGCCGAGCGCGCCGGCACCTCCACCGCCACCGTCACCCGGTTCTGCCGGGTCTTCGGCTACCGGGGCTACGCCCAACTCCGGGTCGCCATCGCCACCGAGACCGGACGGGCCGCCCAGGCCCGGTGGGACACCGACATCGACCGGGAGATCGGACCCGACGATCCCCTCGACCACCTCCTCGAAGTCGTCGCCAGCGCCGACGCGCGGGCCATCCAGGACACCGCCGGTCAGGTCGACCTCGCCGCCGTCGACCGGGTCGCCGCCGCCGTGGCGCAGGCCCAGCGGGTCGACCTGTTCGGCTTCGGCAGCTCCGGCAACGCGGCCCGGGAGATGGCCTTCCGGCTCGAACGCATCCGCATCCCGGTCTGGCACCGGGCCGACGCACACAGCGCGCTGACCAACGCCGCCCTGCTCGGTCCCGGCGACGTCGCGATCGGGCTGTCGCACAGCGGGCGTACCCGCGAGGTGATCGAGGTCCTGTCCGAGGCCGCCGACCACGGGGCGCTCACCGTGGCGGTCACCTCGTTTCCCCGTTCGCCGCTGGCCGAGGTCGCCGACGTGGTCATGACGACCGCCGTACAGGAGACGACGTTCCGGCTGGCCGCACTCTCCGCCCTGCACTCCCAACTGCTGGTGCTCGACCTGATCTACGTCGCGGTCGCGCAGCGGACGTACCAGCGGACCACCGAGGCGTTCGAGGTCACGGCACGCGCCGTCGACGCCCACCGGCTGCCGGACGAGTCGCAACGGGCGGCCCGTCGACGCGTCAAAACCACGGAGGGGTCATGA
- a CDS encoding N-acetylglucosamine kinase, which yields MTTPLVLGVDAGGTATRVVVATLDGRIVGRGRASAGNPIATDPADTAAALGTAIGSALAGHDPSRVVAGVVGLAGVSRLDDPAVAAGYAGHWSRVGLTCPMRPVGDAAVAFAAGTPADTGTVLIAGTGAVAAVVREGAVTRTADGLGWLLGDEGSGYWLGLTALRATARALYRGERVEPGTLSGAICDRVGVTAPNAFVTRVYELGRDQVAEMAPAVTDSARSGDPVAVDIVETAARRLADTLVSLHPAPGPVVLAGGVLTGVPEIRAGVQQRLAAWLGRPGVIAGDGASGAAWLALRQALPRYAPSQPQNPEAAEHTHSRLLGST from the coding sequence GTGACCACTCCCCTCGTCCTCGGCGTCGACGCCGGGGGCACCGCGACCCGCGTGGTCGTCGCGACCCTCGACGGCCGGATCGTGGGCCGGGGCCGGGCCAGCGCCGGCAACCCGATCGCCACCGACCCGGCGGACACCGCCGCCGCACTGGGCACCGCGATCGGATCCGCGCTCGCCGGCCACGACCCGAGCAGGGTCGTGGCCGGGGTGGTCGGGCTGGCCGGGGTGTCGAGATTGGACGATCCAGCGGTCGCCGCCGGATACGCCGGCCACTGGTCCCGAGTCGGGTTGACCTGCCCGATGCGGCCGGTCGGCGACGCCGCGGTGGCGTTCGCGGCCGGCACCCCGGCCGACACCGGCACGGTCCTGATCGCCGGCACCGGCGCGGTGGCCGCCGTGGTGCGGGAGGGCGCCGTGACCCGGACCGCAGACGGCCTCGGGTGGCTGCTCGGCGACGAGGGCTCCGGATACTGGCTCGGCCTGACCGCCCTCCGGGCAACCGCACGAGCGCTCTACCGGGGCGAACGGGTCGAGCCGGGAACCCTGAGCGGGGCCATCTGCGACCGGGTCGGCGTGACGGCGCCGAACGCCTTCGTGACCAGGGTCTACGAACTCGGCCGTGACCAGGTCGCGGAGATGGCACCGGCGGTGACCGACAGCGCCCGGTCCGGGGACCCGGTCGCCGTCGACATCGTGGAGACCGCCGCGCGCCGGCTGGCCGACACCCTGGTGTCGCTGCACCCGGCCCCCGGGCCGGTGGTGCTCGCCGGTGGCGTACTCACCGGGGTGCCGGAGATCCGGGCCGGCGTCCAGCAACGGTTGGCCGCCTGGCTGGGCAGACCCGGCGTGATCGCCGGTGACGGCGCGTCCGGCGCCGCCTGGCTCGCCCTCCGCCAGGCCCTCCCCCGGTACGCCCCCAGCCAGCCGCAGAACCCCGAAGCAGCGGAGCACACCCACTCCAGGCTGCTCGGAAGTACGTGA
- a CDS encoding gamma carbonic anhydrase family protein, with product MSGEPLVYDYLDRRPEIDPTAWVAPGSAVIGSVHLAPDASVWYGSVLRGDTEQITIGAGSNIQDGCVVHADPGFPTIVGTGVSVGHRAVLHGCVVEDNALVGMGAVVLNGARIGAGSLVAAGAVVLAGTVVPPGSLVAGVPAKVRRSLTDPERADLRRTAEQYVERSRSHARSARARRDPAG from the coding sequence GTGTCGGGTGAGCCGTTGGTGTACGACTACCTCGACCGGCGTCCCGAGATCGATCCGACCGCCTGGGTAGCGCCGGGCAGTGCGGTGATCGGCTCGGTCCACCTCGCTCCCGACGCGAGCGTCTGGTACGGCTCCGTACTCCGGGGCGACACCGAGCAGATCACCATCGGGGCGGGCAGCAACATCCAGGACGGCTGCGTGGTACACGCCGATCCGGGCTTCCCCACCATCGTGGGCACCGGCGTCTCGGTCGGCCACCGGGCAGTCCTGCACGGGTGCGTGGTCGAGGACAACGCGCTGGTCGGAATGGGCGCGGTGGTACTCAACGGTGCCCGGATCGGTGCCGGGTCGCTGGTCGCCGCCGGGGCGGTCGTGCTGGCGGGAACGGTCGTGCCGCCCGGCTCACTGGTCGCCGGAGTGCCGGCGAAGGTCCGCCGGTCGTTGACCGACCCGGAGCGCGCCGACCTGCGGCGCACCGCCGAGCAGTACGTCGAGCGCAGCCGCTCGCACGCGCGGTCGGCCAGAGCGAGGCGGGACCCGGCGGGGTAG
- a CDS encoding MBL fold metallo-hydrolase, whose product MVDWFTQTEAGSGVIRISEPHVNELLSANFWWLRGNDRDIVVDAGLGVVALREAIPSMFERDPMVLLTHAHLDHVGGAPEFADRAAHSAEAGLLAAGVPASLYGAELYDKLGIDAAGEPVPELMIDVLPRPGYDPAAYRIEPMTLNRTLDDGDRIDLGGRVLTVLHLPGHTPGSMALLEERTGTLYSGDIIYDGALIDDLPNSDVAAYRRSMEFLADLDVSVVHPGHGHSFDRTRLRQLAETYLRRKA is encoded by the coding sequence ATGGTCGACTGGTTCACTCAGACCGAGGCGGGTAGTGGCGTCATCCGGATCTCGGAACCGCACGTCAACGAACTGTTGTCGGCGAACTTCTGGTGGTTGCGCGGCAACGATCGTGACATCGTGGTCGACGCCGGGCTCGGCGTCGTCGCCTTGCGGGAAGCGATTCCGAGCATGTTCGAACGCGATCCGATGGTCCTGCTCACCCACGCGCACCTGGATCACGTCGGTGGGGCACCTGAGTTCGCCGACCGGGCCGCCCATTCCGCAGAGGCGGGGCTCCTGGCGGCGGGTGTACCCGCGAGCCTGTACGGCGCGGAACTTTACGACAAACTCGGGATCGACGCAGCGGGAGAACCCGTCCCGGAACTCATGATCGATGTCCTGCCCCGTCCCGGCTACGACCCGGCCGCGTACCGCATCGAACCTATGACCCTGAACCGCACGCTCGACGACGGCGACCGAATCGACCTGGGCGGGCGGGTGCTGACCGTGCTGCACCTTCCCGGCCACACACCGGGAAGCATGGCCCTGCTGGAGGAGCGCACCGGGACCCTGTATTCCGGCGACATCATCTACGACGGTGCCCTGATCGACGACCTGCCGAACTCCGACGTGGCTGCCTACCGGCGAAGCATGGAGTTCCTCGCCGACCTCGACGTGTCCGTCGTCCATCCCGGCCACGGGCACAGCTTCGACAGGACACGCCTGCGCCAGTTGGCCGAGACCTACCTGCGCAGGAAAGCGTAG
- a CDS encoding amidohydrolase family protein — protein sequence MAKHAVRAARMFDGERLVDGGVLILLDGKRIADVHRGWVEAPEGWPVREEPDGTVLPGLVDAHVHLCADAGPDALGRLAGRPETDLDAVVEASLRAHLAAGVTTVRDLGDRRGAVLRWRDREVRDDLPTVVGSGAPVTSVGGHCSSMGGEASGVDGIREAVRLLAAAGADLVKVMASGGVFTPGSDVNRPQFTDQELTAAVTRAHELGLPVTAHAHALSAVEQALRVGVDGIEHCTCVTATGAHVPDAIADRLAASGVAVCATLGTDPAVVTPPEVVAMAARAGLSEAALRDGAATLHRAGVRLVAGSDAGLGPAKPHGILPETLVEYVACDIPATAALAAATSVGAEVCGLGQRKGRIRPGFDADLLIVDGDPTSDITLLRRPPGVYRAGDQVSR from the coding sequence ATGGCGAAGCATGCTGTCCGGGCGGCGCGGATGTTCGACGGCGAGCGGCTGGTGGACGGCGGGGTGCTGATCCTGCTGGACGGGAAGCGCATCGCCGACGTGCACCGGGGTTGGGTCGAGGCGCCGGAGGGCTGGCCCGTACGCGAGGAGCCGGACGGCACCGTGCTGCCCGGCCTGGTCGACGCGCACGTGCACCTGTGCGCCGATGCCGGGCCCGACGCGCTCGGCCGGCTCGCCGGGCGTCCCGAGACCGACCTCGACGCGGTCGTCGAGGCGTCGCTGCGCGCGCACCTGGCGGCCGGGGTCACCACCGTACGGGACCTGGGCGACCGGCGCGGCGCCGTGCTCCGGTGGCGGGACCGGGAGGTACGCGACGACCTGCCGACGGTGGTGGGGTCGGGTGCGCCGGTTACCAGCGTCGGCGGACACTGCTCGTCCATGGGGGGTGAGGCGAGCGGCGTCGACGGGATCCGTGAGGCCGTACGGCTGCTCGCGGCGGCTGGCGCCGACCTGGTGAAGGTCATGGCCAGCGGCGGGGTGTTCACCCCCGGCAGCGACGTCAACCGGCCGCAGTTCACCGACCAGGAGTTGACCGCCGCGGTGACCCGGGCGCACGAGCTGGGCCTACCGGTGACCGCGCACGCGCACGCGCTCAGCGCGGTCGAGCAGGCGCTGCGCGTCGGTGTCGACGGCATCGAGCACTGCACGTGCGTGACCGCGACCGGCGCCCACGTCCCCGACGCGATCGCGGACCGCCTGGCCGCGTCCGGGGTGGCGGTCTGTGCCACGCTCGGCACCGACCCGGCCGTGGTCACGCCGCCGGAGGTGGTGGCGATGGCGGCGCGGGCGGGGCTCAGCGAGGCCGCGTTGCGCGACGGCGCCGCGACCCTGCACCGGGCCGGGGTCCGCCTGGTGGCCGGCTCGGACGCGGGCCTCGGCCCAGCGAAGCCGCACGGGATCCTGCCGGAGACGCTCGTCGAGTACGTCGCCTGCGACATCCCAGCCACCGCAGCCCTCGCCGCGGCCACCTCGGTCGGCGCTGAGGTGTGTGGCCTGGGGCAGCGCAAGGGGCGGATCCGCCCCGGATTCGACGCCGACCTACTGATCGTGGACGGCGACCCGACGAGCGACATCACGCTCCTGCGTCGCCCGCCCGGCGTGTACCGCGCCGGCGACCAGGTGAGCAGATGA
- a CDS encoding Imm7 family immunity protein has translation MFEYHGWITLRSTAEAVDDDPPLRFEEIQDLVNDLAGHGLTDLRPINGEYYVHLGGFPNHRGTRGSEVIDLFTKVGQLAPGSYGLLYIHDDEDPEHELNFRVFRLVRGTVTEHPDHLLSPVIPTLKDEYIG, from the coding sequence GTGTTCGAGTACCACGGGTGGATCACGCTTCGCTCGACGGCTGAAGCTGTCGACGACGATCCGCCGCTCCGCTTCGAGGAGATTCAGGACCTGGTGAACGACCTCGCCGGCCATGGGTTGACGGACCTTCGGCCGATCAACGGCGAGTATTACGTCCACCTCGGCGGGTTCCCCAACCACCGCGGCACGCGAGGTTCTGAGGTGATCGATCTGTTCACGAAGGTCGGGCAGCTTGCCCCCGGGTCGTATGGGCTGCTGTACATCCACGACGACGAAGATCCAGAGCACGAGCTGAACTTCCGCGTCTTCCGGCTGGTCCGAGGAACTGTCACGGAACATCCGGACCACCTCCTGTCGCCGGTCATCCCCACCTTGAAAGATGAGTACATCGGCTGA